GTTCCGCCAGCCAAGCGCCGAGCGCATCCGGATAGCGAGGCCGGGCCTGCGCGTACACGCCTGCCCGGCCCAGGAAACGGTCGGGGGCCGTCAACGCCTGACCTCACGGGCGGGGCGCCAGGCACTCGCGATGAAGTAGGCGAGGCCGCCCAGCCCACCCGCCACGATCAGGAAGCTCAGCAGCCGCACCAGCACGGCGGTGACACCGACCACGAAGGCACCCAGGCCCACCAGCAGTTGCCCGGCCAGCCAGAGCAGCGCCAGCGCCGTGAGGGCCAGCAGCACCACTCCGGCGAGGGCGAACAGGAGGCGCGTCATGGCGGGAGTCTACCGCCTGCCCGCCCCACTTCAACCCGGTTCGGCCACCGCCAGTCCGGCTCAAGGGGCAAAACGCCGGACCTGCACCCGGTACACGCCCCCCACGTCCTCCCGCCAGGCCAGCACCACGGCGCCCGAGGCGTCCACCGCCACCGAGGGGGAACGGGCATCACGCCGGGGGTCAAGGTTCACCGGCCCCAGGTCCTGCCAGACCTGATTGTCCCAGCGGGCGAGGTTCACGTGGCCCATCCCGCCGCGCTCTTCCACCCAGGCGACCACCGGACGCCCCTGGGGGTCCACCGCCAACGACGGGGCAGAGGCGGACCCGGCGCCGATCCTCCCACCCAGGGGCACCCAGGTTTGCCCGTCCCAGCGCGAGGCGAAGAGGCCGTCCTGGCCGCTCACGTCCTCCAGCCAGGCCACGATGGGGCGCTCCTGGGCGTCCAGCACCAGGCGGGTGGAGGCGACGTACGTGTTCGGGTGACGGTTGAGTGCTCCGCCGAGAGCTTCCCAGCCTTCCCCGGTCCCGCGCTTCACGTACACGTTGCTGGAAAGGACGTCCCCCTGCAACCACGCCACGACGGGCTGTCCAGCACGGTCCAGGGCGAGCGCGGGCGTGCGGGAAAAGGCGCGGATATCGTTGAAAGGCTCACTCCGCGTCCAGACCTTCGCCTGCTCGTCCCAGGTCCGGACCGTCAGGCGGCTGCCGTAGGGCCTGCGGAGAGATTCGCCCCACGCCAGCACCGGCTCGCCGCGGCGCGCGGCCACTGCCCGCGTCCTGGCCGCGTAGGGCAGGTCATCCCCGAGGTAGCGCGTCCGCCAGTCCGTCCAGTTGCCGTTCAGAAAGGCGCGGAACACCACCACGTCGTTGTCGCCGTAGTTCTCGTTCCACACGAGGATGGGCGCGCCGCGCTCGTCCATGGCCAGGTTGAGGTTGGAGATCGGGCGGGGGCGGTCGTAGTTGAGGACCCCGCCCAGCGCCTGCCAGGTGCCGCCCGCCTGCCGCCACGCCGTCAGCTCACGCGCGGTGAAGGTGCCGCGCCCACTACTGACCGTGCCCACGTCCGCGATGACGGCGAGGACCAGGGACCCGTCGGGCGCGGCGGCCAGCTGGAGTTCGCGCACGGGCCGCGCGGGATCGAGGCCGGGAGGGGCGCCGGGGGTGGGCACGGTCGCGAGCGCGGCGGCGGTGAGGGCCGCAAGTCCCGTCATCAGGGAGTGCTGACGCATGGTTCCTTTCCTCCGCTTGGGTCCGGTGGGCCGGTAGGAGCTGATCGCTTCTCATTGTGCGGCCTGTCACACGGGGCCACAAGGCCGCCTCAGGGCGACGGGGGCCGGAGGACGCAGCGCAACAGGGCAGAGAGTCGCCCTGACCCTCTGCCCTGTTGCGCTCTTTGCCGCGTTTACGCCTGGCGCATGTTCTCGATGATCTTGTCCGCGAACTGGCTGGTCTTCACCTCGGTAGCACCTTCCATGTTGCGGGCGAAGTCGTAGGTCACGTACTTCTGCCCGATGGTCTGTTCCAGGCCCTTCAGGATCAGGTCGGCGGCCTCGACCCAGCCCATGTAACGCAGCATCATCTCGCCGGAGAGGATCACCGACGAGGGGTTGATCACGTCCTTCCCGGCGTACTTGGGCGCGGTGCCGTGCGTGGCCTCGAAGATCGCGTGGCCGGTCTGGTAGTTGATGTTGGCACCGGGCGCGATGCCGATGCCGCCCACCTGCGCGGCCAGCGCGTCCGAGATGTAGTCGCCGTTGAGGTTGGTGGTGGCGATCACGTCATACTCGGTGGGGCGCAGCAGGATCTGCTGGAGGAAGTTGTCCGCGATCACGTCCTTGATCACGATGCCGTTCGGAAGCTGGAGCCAGGGGCCGCCGTCGAGTTCCACACCGCCGAATTCGCGCTTGGCGAGGTCGTAGCCCCAGTCGCGGAAGCCACCCTCGGTGAACTTCATGATGTTGCCCTTGTGGACCAGGGTGACGCTCTTGCGGCCGTTCTGGATGGCGTACTCGATGGCCGCGCGCACCAGCCGCTCCGTGCCTTCCTGCGACACGGGCTTGACGCCCAGAGAGGACGTTTCGGGGAAGCGGATCTTGTTGACGCCCAGTTCGTTGATCAGGAAGTCGCGCAGCTTGATCGCGTCGGGCGTTCCGGCCTTGTATTCGATCCCGGCGTAGATGTCTTCGGTGTTCTCACGGAAGATCACCATGTCCACGTCCTGGGGGCGCTTGACGGGGCTGGGCACGCCGGGGAAGTACTGCACCGGGCGCACGCAGGCGTAGAGGTCGAGCATCTGCCGCAGCGCGACGTTGATGGAACGGATGCCGGTCCCGACCGGCGTGGTCAGCGGCCCCTTGATGCCGAAGAGGTACTCGTTGAAGGCGTCGAGCGTGCCCTGGGGCAGCCACTCGCCCTCGCCGTAGACCTCCAGCGCCTTTTCGCCCGCGTAGACTTCCATCCACTCGATCTTCTTCTCCCGGCCATAGGCCTGTTCGACGGCGGCATCGAACACGCGCACCGAGGCGCGCCAGATGTCGGGGCCAGTGCCGTCGCCCTCGACGAAGGGGATGACGGGACGGGAGGGCACGACGAGCTTGCCGCCCTCCATGCGAATCTTCTCGCCCTGTGTGGGCACCTTGATGTGCTGGTCGGAAAGCTGGGTCATGACGGTCCAACTCTACCCCCGCGCCGCCTGGGGGGGAATCGGTGTTCCTGTTACCCTGGGGGTGTACACGCGGTCCAACATTTCGCGCCTGTCCCGTTCCTCAAGGTTGAGCTAGGGAAATGGTAATGAAGAGCTGAAGCCGCCCTTCACCTGGGCGGCAGCCGGGCGCGCGATGCTGCTCGCACCCAAGCGGGAATCCACAACCAGGAGGTTCACACTGATGAGTGATGACAAAAGCGCGCTGGAGAATATGGCCGACGCCGCCGGAGCCAAGCTGAAGGAAGGCGCTGACCGCGCCCGCGCCGCCGGGCACGACATCGCCAGCAACTTCGGGGGCACCGCCGACAACCTGAAGGACAAGGCCGAGGCCGCCGAGGACCGCGCCAAGGCCGAGGTCCACAACGCCGAGGCGCACGCCGAGTACAACGAGGGCAAGCGCGAGGCGCAGGACGGCGACGGCCACTGACCTCCAGCAAAGCCTGAAAGCCCCAGCCGAAGGGGGCCGGTCACCTCAATAGGGTGGCCGGTTTTTCATGCCAGGGGGCGCGGCGGATGCGTAGACTGCCCCTCATGACCACCACCCCACGGCGTGAGTCGCGCCGGGCGCAGCACGCGCGGGGCGGAACGGGGGCGCGCGTGACCGTGCGAAATACCCTGATCGCCTACGCCTTCATGCTGCCCTTCCTCGTCCTGCTCGTCCTGTATCACACCTGGCCGGTCTTTTTCGGCACCTACCTGGCCTTTACCAAGTACAACATCATCAGCCCGCCCGAATGGGTGGGGCTGGAGAACTTCCGCACGCTCGCCGCCGACAGCCAGTTCTGGTCGGGGCTGAAAAACAGCCTGAAGTACATCCTGGTCGTGCCGGTGATTCAGATTCTCGCCATCGGGGTCGCCCTGCTGGTGAACCGGCCGCTGAAGGGCATCGGCTTTTTCCGCACCGCCTATTACGTGCCGGTGGTGACCAGCTTCGCGGTCGTCGGCCTGATCTGGACATGGATGTACCAGCAGGACGGGCCGGTGGACGCGGTGCTGGGATTCCTGGGGCTGCACCGGGGCGGCAGCCTGCTGAACAACCCCTTCACGGCCCTCTACGCCGTGATGTTCGTGACGCTGTGGAAGGGCATCGGGTATTACATGGTGCTGTATCTGGCGGGCTTGCAGGCAATTGGCAGGGAACTGGAGGAGGCCGCCGTGATCGACGGCGCGACCCGCTGGCAGGTCTTTCTGAACGTGACGCTGCCGGGCCTGCGCCCGACCATTCTGGTGTGCAGCCTGCTCTCGACCATCAGCGCGATCAAGGTGTTCGAGGAGATTTACGTGATGACGCAGGGCGGCCCCGCCGGAAGTACCTACACGGCCCTTTTCTACACGTACTCGCGGGCCTTTGTGGACTTCCAGTACGGGCTGGCGGCGGCGGCCGGGCTCATCATCGCCGTGATCAGCATTCTGTTCGGGCTGCTGAACTTCAAACTGACGCGGGGGGGGAAGGCGGATGCTTGAGAGAGCGACCAGCGGTCAACCGTCAGCGATCAACCGGGCCGCCGCCGATCTCAAGGCGCGGAAGCGGCGCAAGGACCGGGTGGCGAATCTCGCGGCCTACGCCGTGCTGATCGTCATTGCCCTGATCATGCTCTACCCGTTCTACTGGACCCTCATCACCAGTCTGGAACCGACCGGGAACATCTACCAGGCGAAGCTGCTGCCGAGCGGCGTCAGCCTGAAGAATTACGTGGAGGTGCTGACGGGGACGACCGTCCCATTCTGGCGGCTGATCCTGAACAGCCTCATCATCTGCACGGCGGGCGTGACCCTGACCGTCACGCTGGCGGCGCTGGCGGCGTATCCGCTCGCCAAGATGCGTTTTCCGGGGCGCGACCTGATCTTCTACGCCATCCTGGTGCTGATGGTGCTGCCCAACGAGGCGGGGTTGATCGTCAACTACATCACGACCATCAAGCTGGGGCTGCTGCAACAGACGAATCCGGTCATCGACGCGATTCGGCAGTACGCGGCGGTGGTGCTGCCGAGCATCGCCAGCATCGTGGGGCTGTTCCTGCTGCGTCAGGCATACCTGGGGGTACCGGTCGAGCTGATCGAGGCGGCGCGCATCGACGGGGCGAAGGAGCTGACTATCTGGCGGCGGATCATGCTGCCGCTGGCGCTGCCAACCATCGTGGCCTTCGGCATTCTGGAGTTCGTGGCGTACTGGAACAGCTTCCTGTGGGCGCGGATCATGCTGCCGGACAAGAACCTGATGCCGCTCTCGGCGGGCCTGCTGGAACTGTCAGGCACCTTCAGCACCAACTCGCGCGCGGTGATGGCGGGGGCGGTGATCACGGTCCTGCCCATCCTGGTGATCTTCGCTTTCGGGCAGCGGTACTTCATGAAGGGGATCGAGGGGGCGGTAAAGGGGTGAGCGGGGAAGTGGTGCGTGGTCAGTGGTTAGTGGGGCCTACCACCTCGCGTTGTAGGGAGAGACGGTGAATCTCCCCTACCAGACCGAACCCCGCACCTGGGACGTGATCGTGGCCGGGGGCGGCACTGCCGGGGCCATCGCGGGCATCGCGGCGGCGCGAGCGGGGGTGCGGGTGCTCGTCGTGGAGGCGCTGGGGAGCCTGGGTGGGACCGGCACGAACGCCTGGGTCACGCCGCTAATGCGGAACGTGTCAGGCGGGCAGAACCTGAACCGGGGGCTGACGGACGAACTGAAGGTGCGGCTGCACGCACGGGGCGACGGGGCCACCGACGCGAACGGCAACGACAACTGGTTCAACCCCGAAGGGCTGAAGATGGTGCTGGAGCAGATGTTGCTGGAAGCGGGCGGCGAGGTGCTGTACCACACACACGTGGTCGCGCCCATCCTTTCCCCACAGGCCACAAGCGACAAGCCGCAAGCCGTCACCGCACTCGTCCTGCACAACAAGGGCGGCCTGCAAGCCTTCCGCGCGGGCGTCTTGATCGACGCGACGGGAGATGCGGATGTGGTGATGCGGGCCGGGGCTCCCTTCCACGCGGGCGACGAGGACGGCGTGCACCAGGCGATGAGCCTGCGCTTCACGTTGGCGGGGGTGGATACCGCGCGGCTCTGCGCCTTTCTTGGCAGACACGGGCAGCCCCAGGCCTCGCCCGACTTCCTGCACTTCTGGATGGTGTGGGGGCGGAAGTCCAGCCTGGAGCCGCTCTTTCGGGAAGCGGTGGCGGCGGGCGTGCTGGAGGAGCGGGACGGAGATTACTTCCAGGGCTTCAGCGTGCCGGGGCGGCCCGGCGAGATCAGCTTCAACTGCCCGCGCATCCGGGCGGACCTGAACGACGGCTCCGATCCCTGGCACCTCTCGGCGGCGCAGACGGACGGGCGGGCGGCCATCGACCGGCTGACGGCCTTCTGCCGCGCGTCCCTGCCGGGCTGCGAAACCGCGTACATCGGCACCGTCGCCATGATGGTGGGGGTGCGCGAGACGCGGCGGATCGTGGGGGAGTACACGCTGACGCTGGAGGACATTCTCGATTGCCGCCGCTTTCCGGACAGCATCTGCCGGAACCACTATCCGGTGGACATTCACAGCGTCAAGGGTGGGGCACGGCTGCTGCACGAGCGGGACGGCGCGGCGCCCTACTTTGCCCCCGACGCCTATCACGACCTGCCGTACCGGGCGCCGGTGCCGGTGGGCCTGCGCAACGTGCTGGTGCCAGGGCGGGCGGCCAGCAGCACCTTCGAGGCGCAATCGGCCATCCGCGTGCAGCAGAACTGTCACACGATGGGCGAGGCGGCGGGGATCGCGGCGGCGTGGGCGGCGCGGGACCACGGCGGGGAGGTGCGGGCAGTGGATATTCCGGCCCTCCAGACGGAGATGCGGCGGCTGGGCGGGAATGTGTAACCTGTCACCATGACCTCCACCGAACCGCACACCGAAGATCCGTCGCGCTGGTACCGCATCGAGCCGGACGCACGCTCCACGCCGCACGTCGGAGCGCTGGTGGACATGCTGAACTATGCGCGCATGACCACCCTGCACGCGGTCCAGGGGCTGAGCGTGGAGGAGCTGGACGCCCGGCCGCCGGGCTTTCGGAACTCCATCGGGATGCTGCTGGCCCACATCGCGGCGGTGGACCGGGTCTACCACTGGCTCTCCTTCGAGGGCCGCGATCCCTTTACCGAGAGCATCCCGGAGTTTGACCCATACCGCTCCGGCCTCACGATGGGTGCGGAGGGCGGCGAGGCCGTGCGGGGCCGCCCGCTGGAGTGGTACCTGGCCGAGCTGGAGGCGTCGCGCGGGCATACGCTCGCCACCCTCGCGCAGAAGGATGATGCCTGGCTGGCCTCGCGCCTGACCGTGCCCGGCTTCGACTATCCCAACCACCACTGGGCCTGGTTCCACGTGATGGAGGACGAGGTCAGCCACCGGGGGCAGATGCGCCTGATTCGCAACATCGTCGCGCCGAGGCAGGCGGCGGAGCAGGCCACTTGAGCGGAAGCGATCTCCTGCTGGTCCGCCACGCGAAAGCGGAGGGGCAAGCCCCTGAGGCACCCCTCACGGCCGAAGGGAAAGCCCAGGCGGCCCGGCTGGCGGAAGCTCTGGCCGGGTTGGGCATCACCCGCATCGTGAGCAGCCCCTGGAAGCGGGCGGTGGAGACAGCGCGGCCTCTGGCCGAGAGGCTGGGGCTGGAGGTGGAGACGGACGTGCGCCTGACCGAGCGGGTGCTGAGCGGTCTGGACCTGCCGGATTGGATGACGCACTTGCAGGCCAGCTTCAGGGACCCGGACCTCACGCTGCCGGGCGGTGAGTCCGGTACACAGGCACAAGCCCGCGCCCTCGCCGCCCTGGCTGATGCAAGGGACCTGAAAGGGGTGACGGTCATCGTGACCCACGGCAACCTGCTGGCGCTCGCGCTGGGGCTGGACTACGCGGGCTGGGCGGGGCTGCGGAATCCGGACGTGTGGCGGCTGGACACGGGGGGGCACGCGGAACGAGTGGAGGTGGGGAGATGACGAACGAGCGGAGCTTCAACCCGGCGGACCCCCACGCCACCCCGCTGTATCAGGGCACGCCGTACCTGATCGAGCGGCGCGTGCTGGCGGGCGTGCCGTGCCTGATAGAGAGGCCCCCGGAGATGACGGACGTGCAGAACGTCTGCCTCGTGTATCACGGCGCCTGGGCGGCCAAAGAGGGGAAACTGGGCGTGTACTCCGCCCTGACCGCGCGGGGCTGGGCCGTCGTCATCCCCGACGCGGCGCTGCACGGCGAGCGGACAGGCGACACACCGCCTGGCCTGAATGCCCGCGAGTACATGTGGGAAAGCGTGCGGCGCACGGTCGCGGAGGCTCCGGCCTTGCTGGACGCGCTGGCGGAGACGTTCGGCCCATTGCCCGTTTCCATCACCGGGTCCAGTATGGGCGGGTACGTGACGCAGACGCTGGCCCGCACCGAGCGGCGGGTGGGGCGGGCGGCGGCGCTGATCACCTCCGGCGTGTGGGAGGAACCGGAAGTGAGGAAACCGGAACTGCGCGCCTTTCTGGAGGCGAACCGGCCCGTCACGCACGCGGAGGGCACGCCGCCCACGCCCCTGCTGCTGGCGAGCGGGGACCGTGACCCGGCGTTTCCCCTCGCCGCGAATCACGTTCCGACCGCCGCCGCTTACCGTGAGGCATACGCGCGGGCCGGATGCCCGGAGAACTTCCGGGAGGTGGTGTTTCCCGGTGTGGGGCACTACACCAGCCGGGGAATGCGGGACGCGGTCCTCCAGTTCTTTTTGCAAGACTGACGCGCGTGACCCGCCTGCTGCTGATTCCGCCCGATACCCGGCCGCCCACGCTGGACCACCCCGCGCAACTCGCCCACATGACCGGCGCGGAGGTGCGGGTGCCGCCACCCGCTGCGTTGCCGGACTTCTTCACTCCCGGCGATACCGGGACGCTGCGAACCTGGCTGCTGGACCAGGCGCGGGAGGCGGACGTGCTGGTCGTCTGTCTGGAAACGCTCACCCTGGGGGGCATGATTCCGGCGCGGCGGGTGTCGGATGCGCTGGAGGACGTGTTGGAGCGGCTCGCCGTGCTGCGGGAGGTGCGGGCGCTGAATCCGGGGCTGCGCGTGTATGCCTTCGGGGTGATCGTGCGGGTGGCGCACGACAACGACCCGCACGAGGAAAAGCCCTATTACGGCGAATGGGGGCGCGAACTGCGGGCGTACAGCACGGCCTTCGACCGCCACACTCGGCACGGGGAAGGCGAGCGGGCAGCCCTGGACGCGGCCCGCGCTGCCCTGCCCCCGGACATCCTGGCCGACTGGGTGGGTACCCGCGAGCGCAACCGCGCGCTGCACCTCGCCGCGCTGGACCTGCTGCAAGGCGGCACGCTGACGCACCTGTGCCTCACGCTGGACGACACCACGCCCTACGGCCTGGCCGCCTACGACCGGCGGATGCTGGAGGCCCGCGCCGACGAACTGGGCGTGTGGGAGCGGCTGGACGTGTACCCCGGCGCCGACGAGGTGCCGTGCGCGCTGATCGCCCGGGCGCTGAGGCCGGAGCCGGTGCGGGTCTGGGTGCGCTACAGCGGTCTGCTGGGTGCGGGGGCCGACCTGATCTACGAGGACCGCCCGGCGGGGGAACTGGTGCGGGCCCACCTGCGCGCGGCGGGGTGCCGGATGGCGGACACGCCGGACGAGGCGGACTTCGTGCTGGCGGTGAACACGCCGGGGACGCGGCAGGCCAGCTTTCAGCCGGACTTTGCCACGGTGGACACGCCGCACCGGAACCTCCCCGCCTTCGTGGACCTCGTGCGGGATGACCTGGCGGCGGGGCGGGCCGTGACTCTCGCGGACATCGCCTATCCGAACGGGGCAGAGAGGCGGCTGTGGACGCTGCTGCAAGCACTGCCGCTGGCGGACCTCACCGGATATGCCGCCTGGAACACGGCGGGGAACACGCTGGGGTCGGCGGTCGCGTTCGGCAAGCTCGCGCCGCTGGTGAGGGATCGCGCGGCCCAGGCCGAGGCCCTGTTCGCCCGGATGGTGGACGACGCGCTGTACCAGGCATTCACGCGGGCCGAAGTGCGCGCCCGGCTGGAGAATCCCAGCCCCTTTGACCTGGGGGGGCAACGGGCGGAGGCGGAGGCGCAGTTGCGCGAAACCATCACGCCGCGTATCCGGGCGCTGTGGGAGCGGCACTTCGCGCAGACCGGGCTGACGCTGGAGGTCGGGGAGGCGCGTCTGGCGTGGCCCCGGCTGTTCACCGGGGTGTTTCCACTGACGGTGCGGGGCTCCCCCCAAAGTGGGACGCCCACGGGGGAGCAGGCGGGCAAACTCAACGGGTGAAGCTGCGCCGCCTGCTCCTCCCCGCCGTCTTCCTGCTGGGCCTCCTGGGGCTGGGTGCCTGGGCCTACGGGGTGTTCTGGCCGGTGGTGGATGTGCGGGTGGTCAACTGGAGTGGCGCGGCGCTCCGGGGCCTGCGCGTCTGTTTTGAGTCGGGCGAGTGCGCGGAGCGGGCCGAACTGGGGGCCGGGCGAACGTGGCGCGTGCCGCTGGAGATCACCGGGGACAACGGCGCAACCCTCACTTTTGACGGTCTGCACGGGATGCAGCACGCAAATGCCTACGTCACACCGGGTATGGGCGTGCATGGGGTGGTGAGGCCCAGCGGCGCGATAGAGCAGGAGCAGTGAGAATGGCGCATGATCCTGGCTGATGACGGCATGACTTCTCCCCTCCTCGCCCTCGACATCGGCGGCACGTCCATGCGGGCGGCGCTGGTGGAGGAGGGGCGCGTGGTGGAACGGCGCGAGACGCGCACACCCAAACCCTCGACCCCGCAGGCCGTGCTGACGGCGGCGCTTGGTCTTGCCGCTCCGCTGGCTCCCCGCGTGGCCGCCGTCGGCGTGGCCTGCGCGGGCGCAGTGGCGCGGGGGCACGTGACCGCGACGGCCACCCATACCTTTCCCGGCTGGACCGATATTCCGCTGGAACAGCGTCTCGCGGAGGGGCTGGGCCTGCCCTGCTCGGTGCTGAACGACGCGCGGGCCGCCGCCTGGGGCGAGTTCAGGGCGGGAGCGGGACGCGGCACCTCCGAATTCATGTTCATTACGGTCAGTACCGGTGTGGGCGCGGGACTGGTGCTGGGCGAGAGGCTGCACCTCGCGGCGAACGGGCTGGATGCCGAACTGGGATTCGTGAGCGTGCCCGCCCTGTGGCACGGGGGGGCGGAGGTGCCGCCGCTCGGCCTGCTGGGGCCGCTGGAATTCGAGACGAGCGGCACGGCGCTGGGCGAGCGGGCACGGACGCGGGGCCTCGCTGACGCGAAAGCTCTCTGCGACGCGGCGGAGGCCGGACAGGCGGCAGCAGAAGCCGAATACACCCGTTCGGCCTCGCTGATCGCCTGGAAGATCGCAGACGTGGCCGCCCTGCTGGGCGTGACGCGGGTGGCGCTGGGCGGCAGCGTGGGTCTGCGTGAGGGTTACCTGGCGCGGGTACGGGCGTCCCTCGGACGCTTCCCCGAACGCTACCGGCCCCAGGTCGTTCACGCGGAACTGGGGGCGGATGCGGGCCTGATCGGGGCGGCGCTGTGGGCGGGCCGGGCGACTTCCGGCACTTGACATTTGTAAGGTCGTGGGCAAAAAGTCCAGGCTCTCCGCAGGTTCGCGATGGGGCTTTTTTGCCGTCTGACAGCGGTTTTGCGCTGCTTTGGAGCACGTGTTAAGCTCGCCTTGATTTCAAGGAGGCAACACCTATGACCAGCACGCTGATGGAGGGCTTCCTCCCGTTCGAGCATGAGCCGTATTTCAACTTTGGCCGCGAAGAGGTGGCGGAGCAGCAGCGCGAGGCCTACCGGCTGGTGCGGGAGAAGTACGTGGGCCGCACCTTCCCGATGTTCATTTGTGGCAAGCCGGTCGAGGGCAGCGAGACGTTCGAGGTCCACAACCCGGCCGACACCCGCGAGGTGGCATGGCGCTTCCCCAAGGCCACGCCGGAGCAACTCGAAGAGGCGATCACCTGCGCGAAGGCGGCCTTCGAGGAATGGCGTTTTTCTGACCCCATGCAGCGCGCGACGATCTTCAAGCGGGCCGCCGACCTGCTGCGGGCGCGCCGCATGGAATTCAACGCGG
The window above is part of the Deinococcus metallilatus genome. Proteins encoded here:
- a CDS encoding DinB family protein translates to MTSTEPHTEDPSRWYRIEPDARSTPHVGALVDMLNYARMTTLHAVQGLSVEELDARPPGFRNSIGMLLAHIAAVDRVYHWLSFEGRDPFTESIPEFDPYRSGLTMGAEGGEAVRGRPLEWYLAELEASRGHTLATLAQKDDAWLASRLTVPGFDYPNHHWAWFHVMEDEVSHRGQMRLIRNIVAPRQAAEQAT
- a CDS encoding carbohydrate ABC transporter permease, encoding MTTTPRRESRRAQHARGGTGARVTVRNTLIAYAFMLPFLVLLVLYHTWPVFFGTYLAFTKYNIISPPEWVGLENFRTLAADSQFWSGLKNSLKYILVVPVIQILAIGVALLVNRPLKGIGFFRTAYYVPVVTSFAVVGLIWTWMYQQDGPVDAVLGFLGLHRGGSLLNNPFTALYAVMFVTLWKGIGYYMVLYLAGLQAIGRELEEAAVIDGATRWQVFLNVTLPGLRPTILVCSLLSTISAIKVFEEIYVMTQGGPAGSTYTALFYTYSRAFVDFQYGLAAAAGLIIAVISILFGLLNFKLTRGGKADA
- a CDS encoding carbohydrate ABC transporter permease gives rise to the protein MLERATSGQPSAINRAAADLKARKRRKDRVANLAAYAVLIVIALIMLYPFYWTLITSLEPTGNIYQAKLLPSGVSLKNYVEVLTGTTVPFWRLILNSLIICTAGVTLTVTLAALAAYPLAKMRFPGRDLIFYAILVLMVLPNEAGLIVNYITTIKLGLLQQTNPVIDAIRQYAAVVLPSIASIVGLFLLRQAYLGVPVELIEAARIDGAKELTIWRRIMLPLALPTIVAFGILEFVAYWNSFLWARIMLPDKNLMPLSAGLLELSGTFSTNSRAVMAGAVITVLPILVIFAFGQRYFMKGIEGAVKG
- a CDS encoding ROK family protein; its protein translation is MILADDGMTSPLLALDIGGTSMRAALVEEGRVVERRETRTPKPSTPQAVLTAALGLAAPLAPRVAAVGVACAGAVARGHVTATATHTFPGWTDIPLEQRLAEGLGLPCSVLNDARAAAWGEFRAGAGRGTSEFMFITVSTGVGAGLVLGERLHLAANGLDAELGFVSVPALWHGGAEVPPLGLLGPLEFETSGTALGERARTRGLADAKALCDAAEAGQAAAEAEYTRSASLIAWKIADVAALLGVTRVALGGSVGLREGYLARVRASLGRFPERYRPQVVHAELGADAGLIGAALWAGRATSGT
- a CDS encoding histidine phosphatase family protein, translating into MSGSDLLLVRHAKAEGQAPEAPLTAEGKAQAARLAEALAGLGITRIVSSPWKRAVETARPLAERLGLEVETDVRLTERVLSGLDLPDWMTHLQASFRDPDLTLPGGESGTQAQARALAALADARDLKGVTVIVTHGNLLALALGLDYAGWAGLRNPDVWRLDTGGHAERVEVGR
- a CDS encoding alpha/beta hydrolase family protein; translated protein: MTNERSFNPADPHATPLYQGTPYLIERRVLAGVPCLIERPPEMTDVQNVCLVYHGAWAAKEGKLGVYSALTARGWAVVIPDAALHGERTGDTPPGLNAREYMWESVRRTVAEAPALLDALAETFGPLPVSITGSSMGGYVTQTLARTERRVGRAAALITSGVWEEPEVRKPELRAFLEANRPVTHAEGTPPTPLLLASGDRDPAFPLAANHVPTAAAYREAYARAGCPENFREVVFPGVGHYTSRGMRDAVLQFFLQD
- a CDS encoding DUF4127 family protein, coding for MTRLLLIPPDTRPPTLDHPAQLAHMTGAEVRVPPPAALPDFFTPGDTGTLRTWLLDQAREADVLVVCLETLTLGGMIPARRVSDALEDVLERLAVLREVRALNPGLRVYAFGVIVRVAHDNDPHEEKPYYGEWGRELRAYSTAFDRHTRHGEGERAALDAARAALPPDILADWVGTRERNRALHLAALDLLQGGTLTHLCLTLDDTTPYGLAAYDRRMLEARADELGVWERLDVYPGADEVPCALIARALRPEPVRVWVRYSGLLGAGADLIYEDRPAGELVRAHLRAAGCRMADTPDEADFVLAVNTPGTRQASFQPDFATVDTPHRNLPAFVDLVRDDLAAGRAVTLADIAYPNGAERRLWTLLQALPLADLTGYAAWNTAGNTLGSAVAFGKLAPLVRDRAAQAEALFARMVDDALYQAFTRAEVRARLENPSPFDLGGQRAEAEAQLRETITPRIRALWERHFAQTGLTLEVGEARLAWPRLFTGVFPLTVRGSPQSGTPTGEQAGKLNG
- a CDS encoding FAD-dependent oxidoreductase yields the protein MNLPYQTEPRTWDVIVAGGGTAGAIAGIAAARAGVRVLVVEALGSLGGTGTNAWVTPLMRNVSGGQNLNRGLTDELKVRLHARGDGATDANGNDNWFNPEGLKMVLEQMLLEAGGEVLYHTHVVAPILSPQATSDKPQAVTALVLHNKGGLQAFRAGVLIDATGDADVVMRAGAPFHAGDEDGVHQAMSLRFTLAGVDTARLCAFLGRHGQPQASPDFLHFWMVWGRKSSLEPLFREAVAAGVLEERDGDYFQGFSVPGRPGEISFNCPRIRADLNDGSDPWHLSAAQTDGRAAIDRLTAFCRASLPGCETAYIGTVAMMVGVRETRRIVGEYTLTLEDILDCRRFPDSICRNHYPVDIHSVKGGARLLHERDGAAPYFAPDAYHDLPYRAPVPVGLRNVLVPGRAASSTFEAQSAIRVQQNCHTMGEAAGIAAAWAARDHGGEVRAVDIPALQTEMRRLGGNV
- the icd gene encoding NADP-dependent isocitrate dehydrogenase, whose protein sequence is MTQLSDQHIKVPTQGEKIRMEGGKLVVPSRPVIPFVEGDGTGPDIWRASVRVFDAAVEQAYGREKKIEWMEVYAGEKALEVYGEGEWLPQGTLDAFNEYLFGIKGPLTTPVGTGIRSINVALRQMLDLYACVRPVQYFPGVPSPVKRPQDVDMVIFRENTEDIYAGIEYKAGTPDAIKLRDFLINELGVNKIRFPETSSLGVKPVSQEGTERLVRAAIEYAIQNGRKSVTLVHKGNIMKFTEGGFRDWGYDLAKREFGGVELDGGPWLQLPNGIVIKDVIADNFLQQILLRPTEYDVIATTNLNGDYISDALAAQVGGIGIAPGANINYQTGHAIFEATHGTAPKYAGKDVINPSSVILSGEMMLRYMGWVEAADLILKGLEQTIGQKYVTYDFARNMEGATEVKTSQFADKIIENMRQA